In Macaca fascicularis isolate 582-1 chromosome X, T2T-MFA8v1.1, one DNA window encodes the following:
- the ARHGAP4 gene encoding rho GTPase-activating protein 4 isoform X17, protein MAAHGKLRRERGLQAEYETQVKEMRWQLSEQLRCLELQGELRRELLQELAEFMRRRAEVELEYSRGLEKLAERFSSRGGRLGSSREHQSFRKEPSLLSPLHCWAVLLQHTRQQSRESAALSEVLAGPLAQRLSHIAEDVGRLVKKSRDLEQQLQDELLEVVSELQTAKKTYQAYHMESVNAEAKLREAERQEEKRAGRSVPTTTAAATEAGPLRKSSLKKGGRLVEKRQAKFMEHKLKCTKARNEYLLSLASVNAAVSNYYLHDVLDLMDCCDTGFHLALGQVLRSYMAAESRTQASQVQGLGSLEEAVEALDPSGDKAKVLEVHATIFCPPLRFDYHPHDGDEVAEICVEMELQDEILPRAQNIQSRLDRQTIETEEVNKTLKATLQALLEVVASDDGDVLDSFQTSPSTESLKSTSSDPGSRQAGRRRGQQQETETFYLTKLQEYLSGRSILAKLQAKHEKLQEALQRGDKEEREMSWTQYTQRKFQKSRHPRPSSQYNQRLFGGDMEKFIQCSGQPVPLVVESCIRFINLNGLQHEGIFRVSGAQLRVSEIRDAFERGEDPLVEGCTAHDLDSVAGVLKLYFRSLEPPLFPPDLFSELLASSELEATAERVEHVSRLLWRLPAPVLVVLRYLFNFLNHLAQYSDENMMDPYNLAVCFGPTLLPVPAGQDPVALQGRVNQLVQTLILQPDRVFPPLTSLPGPVYEKCMAPPSASCLGYTLGAAEGMGGPLEKSPPHPPCSALNLRDAQLESLGADNEPELEAEMLAQEDDLEGVVEAVACFAYTGRTAQELSFRRGDVLRLHERASSDWWRGEHNGVRGLIPHKYITLPEGPEPCISPEAVGLSGHRRRCLVPASPEQHVEVDKRRL, encoded by the exons AGATGCGCTGGCAGCTGAGCGAGCAGCTGCGCTGCCTGGAGCTGCAGGGTGAGCTGCGGCGGGAGCTGCTGCAGGAACTGGCAGAGTTCATGCGGCGCCGCGCTGAGGTGGAGCTGGAGTACTCCCGGGGCCTGGAAAAGCTGGCCGAGCGCTTCTCCAGCCGTGGAGGCCGCCTGGGGAGCAGCCGGGAGCACCAAAGCTTCCG GAAGGAGCCGTCACTCCTGTCGCCCTTGCACTGCTGGGCAGTGCTGCTGCAGCATACGCGGCAGCAGAGCCGGGAGAGCGCGGCCCTGAGCGAGGTGCTGGCCGGGCCCCTGGCCCAGCGCCTGAGTCACATTGCGGAGGACGTGGGGCGCCTGGTCAAGAAG AGCAGGGATCTGGAGCAGCAGCTGCAGGACGAGCTCCTGGAGGTGGTCTCAGAGCTCCAGACG GCCAAGAAGACGTACCAGGCATATCACATGGAGAGTGTGAATGCTGAGGCCAAGCTCCGGGAGGCCGAGCGGCAGGAGGAGAAGCGGGCAGGCCGGAGTGTCCccaccaccactgctgctgccactgaGGCAGGGCCCCTCCGCAAGAGCTCCCTCAAGAAGGGAGGGCGGCTGGTGGAGAAG CGGCAGGCCAAGTTCATGGAGCACAAACTCAAGTGCACAAAGGCGCGCAACGAGTACCTGCTTAGCCTGGCCAGCGTCAACGCCGCTGTCAGTAACTACTACCTGCATGACGTCTTGGACCTCATGGAT TGCTGCGACACAGGGTTCCACCTGGCCCTGGGGCAGGTGCTCCGAAGCTACATGGCCGCTGAGAGCCGCACCCAAGCCTCCCAAGTGCAGGGCCTGGGCAGCCTGGAAGAAGCCGTGGAGGCCCTGGATCCTTCAGGGGACAAGGCCAAGGTTCTCGAGGTGCATGCTACCATCTTCTGTCCCCCGCTGCGCTTTGACTACCACCCCCATGATGGGGATGAG GTGGCTGAGATCTGCGTTGAAATGGAGCTGCAGGACGAGATTCTGCCCAGAGCCCAGAACATCCAGAGCCGCCTGGACCGACAGACCATCGAGACGGAGGAG GTGAACAAGACACTGAAGGCGACACTGCAGGCCCTGCTGGAGGTGGTGGCCTCGGATGACGGGGATGTGCTCGACTCCTTCCAGACCAGCCCCTCCACCGAGTCCCTCAAGTCCACCAGCTCAGACCCAGGCAGCCGGCAGGCAGGCCGGAGGCGTGGCCAGCAGCAGGAGACCGAAACCTTCTACCTCACg AAGCTCCAGGAGTATCTGAGTGGACGGAGCATCCTCGCCAAGTTGCAGGCCAAGCACGAGAAGCTGCAGGAGGCCCTTCAGCGAG GTGACAAGGAGGAGCGGGAGATGTCTTG GACCCAGTACACACAGAGAAAATTCCAGAAGAGCCGCCACCCCCGCCCCAGCTCCCAGTATAACCAGAGACTCTTTGGGGGAGACATGGAGAAGTTTATCCAG TGCTCAGGCCAGCCTGTGCCCCTGGTGGTGGAGAGCTGCATTCGCTTCATTAACCTCAACG GCCTGCAGCACGAAGGCATCTTCCGGGTGTCGGGTGCCCAGCTCCGGGTCTCAGAGATCCGTGATGCCTTCGAGAGAG GGGAGGACCCACTGGTGGAGGGCTGCACTGCCCACGATCTGGACTCGGTGGCCGGGGTGCTGAAGCTCTACTTCCGGAGCCTGGAGCCCCCACTCTTCCCCCCAGACCTGTTCAGCGAGCTGCTGGCTTCTTCGG AGCTGGAGGCCACGGCAGAGAGGGTGGAGCACGTGAGCCGCCTGCTATGGCGGCTGCCCGCGCCAGTGCTGGTGGTTCTGCGCTACCTCTTCAACTTCCTCAACCA CCTGGCCCAGTACAGCGATGAGAACATGATGGACCCCTACAACCTGGCCGTGTGCTTTGGGCCCACGCTGCTACCGGTGCCCGCTGGGCAGGACCCGGTGGCGCTGCAGGGCCGGGTGAACCAGCTGGTGCAGACGCTCATACTGCAGCCAGATCGGGTCTTCCCACCCCTGACCTCACTGCCTGGCCCCGTCTACGAGAAGTGCATGGCACCGCCTTCCGCCAGCTGCCTGGGGTACACCCTTGGTGCTGCAGAGGGGATGGGGGGTCCACTGGAGAAGAGCCCCCCTCATCCACCTTGCTCTGCCCTGAACCTCAGGGATGCCCAGCTGGAGAGCCTGGGGGCGGACAACGAGCCGGAGCTGGAAGCTGAGATGCTTGCCCAGGAGGATG ACCTGGAGGGGGTTGTGGAGGCTGTGGCCTGCTTTGCCTACACGGGCCGAACGGCCCAGGAGCTGAGCTTCCGGCGGGGGGACGTACTGCGGCTGCACGAGAGGGCCTCGAGCGACTGGTGGCGGGGGGAGCACAATGGTGTGCGGGGCCTCATCCCCCACAAGTATATCACACTGCCTGAGGG GCCAGAGCCATGCATCTCACCCGAGGCCGTGGGACTCTCTGGACATAGACGACGCTGCTTGGTCCCAGCCTCCCCGGAGCAACACGTGGAGGTGGATAAG AGGAGACTGTGA